A genomic window from Nicotiana sylvestris chromosome 11, ASM39365v2, whole genome shotgun sequence includes:
- the LOC138881732 gene encoding uncharacterized protein, whose translation MNIQKLLVIGDSDLLVHQVLGEWDTKNTKILPYLYYVQELMKRFTKIEFKHVPRIQDEFKDALATLSSMIQHPDTNFIDPILVGIHNKFVYCAHDEEETDGNPWFHDIKEYLAKGEYP comes from the coding sequence atgaacattcaaaaaTTGCtggtaattggagattcagaccttTTGGTACATCAGGTTCTAGGAGAATGGGATACAAAGAATACCAAGATATTACCATATCTGTATTACGTACAAGAATTGATGAAGAGATTCACAAAAATAGAGTTCAAACATGTTCCGAGAATCCAGGACGAGTTTAAAGATGCATTGGCCACTctatcttccatgatacaacacccagacaCAAATTTCATCGACCCTATCCTAGTAGGGATTCATAATAAGTTTGTTTATTGTGCTCATGATGAAGAAGAAACTGATGGAaatccatggttccatgacatcaaagaatatttggcaaaaggagaatacccataG